From a single Lytechinus pictus isolate F3 Inbred unplaced genomic scaffold, Lp3.0 scaffold_56, whole genome shotgun sequence genomic region:
- the LOC135158567 gene encoding uncharacterized protein LOC135158567, translated as MAKKNSVVGFTVHHVSFFHVHNLHPSKTVVNLSQRQLSENEHQVLSLGLNFAMAPKQVNRKEFIQKIEPSLRHLTRSQSDTVRIQISQVLTSVNPPRPNLTKAEKSGLASLREDNSIHILKADKGNATVVMDRLDYETKVQRLLDSGTYRKLPRDPTPAIERRVNDKLLSLQRKDVLSRPIYRQLRSSSGLCPIIFGQPKIHKPDTPLRPIVSTRGSPTYALAQHLTYILQPLVGQGVHHVRNSKHFVEQICQMNVSNNDLLISFDVESLFTSVPVKDACAIILERLKFDRTLPDRTQLSPLEIHDLLEMCLNSTSFRWRDTFYRQTEGAAMGSPLSPVVANMFMEHFEETALQSATHKPKVWLRYVDDTFVVWQHGAEETSNFLQHLNSQHECIKFTMEMENEGSIPFLDTKITRTAQGSLSHQVYRKPTHTDRYLNYRSFHHPSVLRSINKTLVK; from the coding sequence atggcgaagaagaatagtgtagtaggtttcacggtacaccatgtatctttctttcatgtaCACAACTTGCATCCTAGCAAAACTGTTGTCAACCTCAGTCAACGTCAGTTGTCTGAGAATGAACATCAGGTCCTCTCATTGGGACTTAATTTTGCTATGGCTCCTAAGCAAGTAAACCGAAAAGAATTCATCCAGAAGATTGAACCCAGCCTCAGACATCTTACTCGGTCTCAATCAGACACAGTGCGTATCCAAATCTCACAAGTACTGACTTCGGTTAACCCACCTCGGCCCAACCTCACCAAAGCCGAGAAGTCAGGCCTTGCTAGTCTCCGAGAGGATAACTCCATTCATATTCTCAAGGCAGACAAGGGTAATGCTACTGTTGTGATGGACAGATTGGATTATGAGACCAAGGTTCAAAGACTACTGGATTCGGGGACCTATAGGAAACTTCCTAGAGACCCCACACCGGCCATCGAACGTAGGGTTAATGATAAGCTCCTCTCTCTCCAGAGGAAGGATGTCTTGTCTAGACCCATTTACCGACAACTCCGGAGCTCGTCTGGTCTATGTCCCATAATCTTTGGGCAACCGAAGATTCATAAACCAGACACTCCACTCAGACCTATTGTGTCTACTAGAGGATCTCCCACGTACGCACTGGCTCAGCATTTGACTTACATCTTACAGCCTCTTGTTGGTCAGGGCGTGCATCACGTGAGAAACTCTAAACATTTCGTTGAGCAGATCTGTCAGATGAACGTCTCTAACAATGACCTCCTTATCAGCTTTGATGTTGAGTCATTGTTCACAAGTGTACCAGTTAAGGATGCTTGCGCCATCATCCTTGAGAGATTGAAATTTGACAGAACTCTCCCTGACAGAACACAGTTGTCTCCTCTAGAGATCCATGACCTGCTTGAAATGTGCCTCAATTCCACCTCTTTCAGATGGAGAGACACATTCTACAGGCAAACGGAAGGGGCTGCCATGGGGTCTCCCCTGTCCCCAGTGGTAGCCAACATGTTCATGGAACATTTCGAGGAGACGGCTCTCCAGTCAGCAACCCACAAACCCAAAGTGTGGCTTAGATATGTGGACGACACTTTTGTGGTTTGGCAACACGGTGCTGAGGAAACTAGCAATTTCTTACAGCACCTCAACTCTCAACACGAGTGTATCAAGTTCACCATGGAAATGGAGAATGAGGGGTCTATCCCCTTTCTTGATACAAAGATTACGAGGACGGCACAGGGATCCCTATCCCATCAGGTTTATCGGAAACCTACTCACACTGATCGGTACTTGAACTATCGTTCATTCCACCACCCATCAGTGCTGAGATCCATCAACAAGACGTTAGTCAAATGA